CCACGTTTGTGATTGGAGTCGATatatttttgtgctttttttagAAAACTTCCCCTAGCGTTTTCTCTCTCAATGGACGATATTCGTAAAAAGAGAGATTTTTAGTACGGTTTCTGGAATTTAGTTTCTATAATTTTGATTGTCGGCATTGACTCCATTCCAATGTGTTGCTAATTTCGACCACTTCTTTAGCACAACCCCAACAAAGCGTCACACCGCATCCTCCATGGCCGTAGTTGTGGATGATAGGTATCGATGCATTACCTacgaataaaaataaaccttGTTTTGCAGCATGATCCATTTTCATATTTGCGTAGACTTAAAAACATTTCTTTGGTTAGATGGATTTCTATCAAAACGTTGCTAATAAGTACTTCTCGGACAGATTGCAAATACAGCGTTTCTTATCAGTGTATGGAGATTTAGTCTTATCAGTGCTAGGTTAAATACAAGTCCgtaacgaaaaagaaatgagaaCTTGTAATAAATATAAACTTGACTATATATAATATTTTTGATGTCTCTATAAAGGgttatttatgtatttttgaGAAATATTCGAAAATGAATTCTGTCCTAATGCCAGTAATTAGATTTACCTGTGTTGTAGTGCTCAAGTTCTAATCGAACAGTGTCACGTCCTGGACGTAATCCAACCCATTCAGACAATGTCGCTGCATTTTTGAGACTTGGAAGCTTTTTTTCGCACCCATCAAAAATAAATCGACTGTCGTCACGACTCACATTACGATTAAAATCATTCATTTGGTGTGTTCCGCCTAGTATGACAGTTTCGGAACTGATTTGATAAGAAACAtagaaaacaagaagaaataTTTGCACAATATAGGGATTTCACAACAGACGCTTTAGGGCAAGCTACTCACTTCGGAATGATATAGTTAccatcgtcgctgtcgtctAGAATAATCTCGTAGACCCAAGGAGCACTAACCCGAGCTACTTGCCCGCGAATAGGGTGCACGTTTTTGTCGTGGACGAGGTCTCGTGAACCAAGGCCGGTACAGTTAACAATCAGATCAATAACCGGTCGGTCAAGTAGTAGCTGCTCAAAGCGATGTACTTTGGAATGAACAAATTTTCCCCCCACGGCGGTGAATCGATTGAAAAGGTATGGCAGCAATTTTGATGGTTCGCAAGTGAAGGTGGCAAACTGATAACCTCCGGTATAGTGACGACCGTGCTCATTACTTAAGCGCGTTAATTCTGGTTCCGTAATTCGTTGGCAGCCAAACACGATTTCTTTCCAAGAAGGCTCGGGATATCCGTTAGGTTCTGTAGTCAATCGCATACATGGTTGCAGACAAACTCCAACCTTTCCGGCTAGTCCATGTTTCCACAATTGATGAAAGAACAAATGCGTTTCACTGGACCACTTACTGTAAAGTAAAATGCGAGCACGAATGTAATGTAACTGTAAAATACTGACTTCAGATATATTGTTTCCTCCTAAGATCCTCTTCTAATCTTA
The sequence above is a segment of the Anopheles darlingi chromosome 2, idAnoDarlMG_H_01, whole genome shotgun sequence genome. Coding sequences within it:
- the LOC125948469 gene encoding D-aspartate oxidase-like — encoded protein: MRQIVVVGAGVSGLSVGVQLAEHYYGVANVTLISEAISPETTGDGSAGLWGPYYCGKTPEHKIVKWSSETHLFFHQLWKHGLAGKVGVCLQPCMRLTTEPNGYPEPSWKEIVFGCQRITEPELTRLSNEHGRHYTGGYQFATFTCEPSKLLPYLFNRFTAVGGKFVHSKVHRFEQLLLDRPVIDLIVNCTGLGSRDLVHDKNVHPIRGQVARVSAPWVYEIILDDSDDGNYIIPNSETVILGGTHQMNDFNRNVSRDDSRFIFDGCEKKLPSLKNAATLSEWVGLRPGRDTVRLELEHYNTGNASIPIIHNYGHGGCGVTLCWGCAKEVVEISNTLEWSQCRQSKL